A genome region from Akkermansiaceae bacterium includes the following:
- a CDS encoding NAD(P)-dependent oxidoreductase: protein MSKKKIGFVGAGRMGANMARRLHDMHYDVTAIHDHCHEVAEAVAAEIGAKAVMSPAEVTAAADVIFTVVTDDAAMVGIFSGAGSLLEGAEGKTFINCATVSPEAHEMAAEAAGKAGAETMAASMASSITQARQGTLYLMVGGDEAVFSENEALLRDISSSLRYVGPVGNAAKIKALVNMVMNINTAGLAEGLGLGHALGIDLDLLREVFAQTGANSRVLETDGDDMVLREHDCFFSASHAAKDSGIANRIAERAGVKVPLSEATEAQYRLLIGMGRGELDKSAVAELTFPGRAEN, encoded by the coding sequence ATGAGCAAAAAGAAAATCGGTTTTGTGGGGGCTGGGCGGATGGGTGCGAACATGGCGCGGCGGCTTCACGACATGCACTACGATGTCACGGCGATCCATGACCACTGCCATGAGGTGGCGGAGGCGGTGGCTGCCGAGATCGGGGCGAAGGCGGTTATGTCACCTGCGGAGGTGACGGCGGCGGCGGATGTGATTTTCACGGTGGTGACGGATGATGCCGCAATGGTTGGGATTTTCTCCGGTGCGGGATCGCTCCTGGAGGGGGCGGAGGGCAAGACCTTCATCAACTGCGCGACAGTAAGCCCGGAGGCGCATGAGATGGCGGCGGAAGCCGCGGGCAAGGCCGGTGCGGAGACCATGGCGGCGAGCATGGCGTCCTCGATCACCCAGGCCCGGCAGGGGACGCTCTATCTGATGGTGGGCGGGGATGAGGCGGTGTTTTCCGAAAACGAAGCCCTGCTCCGTGACATTTCCTCATCGTTGAGATACGTCGGGCCGGTCGGGAATGCGGCGAAGATCAAGGCTCTGGTCAACATGGTGATGAACATCAACACCGCAGGGCTGGCGGAGGGGCTGGGGCTGGGCCATGCCCTTGGCATAGACCTGGATCTTTTGCGGGAGGTTTTTGCGCAGACGGGTGCGAACTCGCGGGTGCTGGAGACCGACGGGGACGATATGGTCCTGCGGGAGCACGATTGCTTTTTCTCCGCCTCCCATGCGGCGAAGGACAGCGGGATCGCCAACCGGATCGCGGAGCGTGCGGGCGTGAAAGTCCCGCTCTCTGAGGCGACCGAGGCGCAATACAGGCTGCTCATCGGGATGGGACGCGGGGAGTTGGACAAATCCGCCGTGGCGGAACTCACTTTCCCGGGGCGCGCGGAGAACTGA
- a CDS encoding beta-lactamase family protein: MKKFLSSVSLALALPAAGATSTLQQALDSFAADQIESREIAGVTAEVGNREGILAAATAGFANIATGEKLAPDHMFWIASMTKPVTGTAMMMAVEKGFVAISDPVSKHLPEFKDLKGADGKPATITIAQILAHTSGLQDLDAGENATTTTLAELTALVSRKPLHFEPGSKWQYCQTGISTAARIIEVVSGKSFPDFLNESLFTPLGMKDTTFNLTEAQAKRLAVSYATTKDGFQPQPVKIFYGKPPTSTDRFPSAAGGLFSTAADYGRFARMILNGGELDGKRYLTAESIAEMTRSHTGDLKAGFVPGSNYGLGWIRVAEPVGVTAPLSPGSYGHGGAYGTQAWIDPAKGRYTVMMVQRTNFNNGDASGTRRQLQEAAAK, from the coding sequence ATGAAAAAATTCCTCTCCTCAGTTTCACTCGCTCTCGCGCTCCCAGCCGCCGGGGCGACATCCACGCTTCAGCAAGCCCTCGATTCCTTTGCCGCGGACCAGATCGAATCCCGCGAAATCGCCGGGGTCACCGCAGAGGTGGGCAACCGCGAAGGCATCCTCGCCGCCGCCACCGCAGGTTTCGCCAACATCGCAACCGGGGAGAAACTGGCGCCGGATCACATGTTCTGGATCGCCTCGATGACCAAGCCCGTCACCGGCACCGCGATGATGATGGCCGTCGAGAAAGGCTTCGTCGCGATCTCCGATCCGGTTTCGAAACACCTCCCGGAGTTCAAGGATCTCAAGGGTGCGGACGGAAAACCCGCCACAATCACAATCGCCCAGATCCTTGCCCACACCAGCGGACTTCAGGATCTGGATGCCGGGGAAAACGCCACGACCACCACACTCGCCGAACTCACCGCACTCGTTTCCAGGAAGCCCCTCCATTTCGAACCCGGCTCCAAATGGCAATATTGCCAGACAGGGATCAGCACCGCCGCGCGCATCATCGAGGTCGTTTCCGGAAAATCCTTCCCCGATTTCCTGAACGAAAGCCTCTTCACCCCCCTCGGCATGAAGGACACCACCTTCAACCTGACCGAGGCCCAAGCGAAGCGTCTCGCCGTCTCCTACGCGACCACCAAGGACGGTTTCCAGCCCCAGCCGGTGAAAATTTTCTACGGGAAACCACCGACCTCCACCGATCGCTTCCCCAGCGCGGCGGGCGGCCTCTTCTCCACCGCCGCCGATTACGGCAGGTTCGCCCGAATGATCCTCAACGGCGGCGAGCTCGACGGAAAACGCTACCTCACCGCGGAATCCATCGCGGAAATGACCCGCTCCCACACCGGCGATCTGAAGGCCGGCTTTGTCCCGGGCAGCAACTACGGCCTCGGCTGGATCCGTGTGGCCGAGCCGGTCGGCGTCACCGCCCCGCTCTCCCCCGGTTCCTACGGCCACGGCGGAGCCTATGGCACCCAGGCATGGATTGATCCCGCAAAAGGACGCTACACCGTGATGATGGTGCAGCGCACGAACTTCAACAACGGCGATGCCTCCGGCACCCGCAGGCAGCTTCAGGAGGCGGCTGCGAAGTGA
- a CDS encoding (deoxy)nucleoside triphosphate pyrophosphohydrolase — protein MLEVVCAVISDARGRILACRRGEGRHLGGLWEFPGGKVDAGESHSDALRRELQEELGIIVSVGNRLSAQVEWADGDVSIRLSAFHCKIIHGRAMALEHSEILWCDLSGLAALDWAEADLPILAEISGGFSGDPS, from the coding sequence ATGTTGGAGGTGGTGTGCGCCGTGATTTCCGATGCCCGTGGCAGGATCCTTGCCTGCCGCAGGGGCGAGGGCAGGCATCTTGGCGGGCTATGGGAATTCCCGGGCGGGAAGGTGGATGCCGGGGAAAGCCACAGCGACGCCCTGAGGCGAGAGTTGCAGGAGGAACTCGGAATCATCGTTTCGGTGGGAAACAGGCTGAGTGCTCAGGTGGAATGGGCGGACGGCGATGTCTCGATACGCCTGTCGGCCTTCCATTGCAAGATCATCCACGGCCGTGCGATGGCATTGGAGCATTCGGAAATCCTCTGGTGCGATTTGTCCGGGCTTGCCGCACTGGACTGGGCGGAGGCGGACCTGCCCATCCTTGCCGAAATCTCAGGCGGTTTTTCTGGCGATCCATCCTGA
- a CDS encoding GAF domain-containing protein, whose amino-acid sequence MKDAGLMLKDAMDEFSCQTGTLHRAEGEWLHLVAHAGVPEFLLEKISRIPFGKGIAGVAAATREPVELCNLQQDLGGVAKEDARKTGVSGSLAVPVLSQDGKSVIGTLGVGKVVPYDFSDAEKARLAEIGAGMAACL is encoded by the coding sequence ATGAAAGACGCCGGGCTGATGCTGAAAGATGCGATGGATGAGTTTTCCTGCCAGACGGGAACCTTGCACCGGGCGGAGGGCGAGTGGCTGCATCTGGTGGCGCATGCAGGGGTGCCGGAGTTCCTGCTGGAGAAAATTTCCAGGATACCCTTCGGGAAAGGGATCGCGGGCGTGGCGGCGGCGACGCGTGAACCGGTGGAGCTGTGCAATCTTCAGCAGGATCTCGGTGGGGTGGCGAAAGAGGATGCGAGGAAAACGGGTGTCTCCGGTTCGCTGGCGGTGCCGGTCCTTTCGCAAGACGGCAAGTCGGTGATAGGGACCCTCGGGGTGGGCAAGGTGGTGCCCTATGATTTTTCGGATGCCGAGAAGGCGCGGCTGGCAGAGATCGGGGCGGGGATGGCGGCTTGTCTCTGA
- a CDS encoding endonuclease/exonuclease/phosphatase family protein yields MNRILQSAFFALSLSAAMTASAEPVRALSWNIEWFPGGRPNAKQDEKDKQFAAVQAELEKLKPDILLAQEVSDEVAFEKLVATMPGMKVDVFSRFPEPDSDKLGLQQCCIASNLKADSAFFEPFKPTANLPNLRRGFAFAALFHPDGGLIMVYSVHLKSNGGSNTPEGEQDVANTRAESVRQILAHKAEMEKRFAGRKIAGWLIGGDFNTNHDGQFPKCTVVADLVKAGFHNSWDSTPKDQRLTWHNPPWDKKFKPTTFDYMMTMGFREKQAKAMPDPLRGKQGHEPASDHDPVGLLLEVK; encoded by the coding sequence ATGAATCGTATCCTCCAATCCGCATTTTTCGCGCTGTCACTCAGTGCTGCAATGACCGCATCCGCAGAACCCGTCAGGGCGCTCTCATGGAACATCGAGTGGTTCCCCGGCGGGCGCCCCAACGCAAAACAGGATGAGAAAGACAAGCAGTTCGCAGCCGTCCAGGCGGAACTCGAGAAGCTCAAGCCGGACATCCTTCTCGCACAGGAAGTCAGCGATGAGGTGGCTTTCGAAAAACTCGTCGCCACCATGCCGGGGATGAAAGTCGATGTCTTCAGCCGTTTTCCGGAACCGGATTCCGACAAGCTCGGCCTGCAGCAGTGCTGCATCGCCTCGAACCTCAAGGCGGATTCCGCCTTCTTCGAGCCGTTCAAGCCCACAGCCAACCTCCCGAACCTTCGTCGTGGATTTGCCTTCGCGGCCCTCTTCCATCCCGATGGCGGCCTGATCATGGTCTATTCCGTCCACCTGAAAAGCAACGGCGGCAGCAACACCCCGGAGGGCGAGCAGGATGTGGCCAACACCCGCGCGGAATCCGTGCGCCAGATCCTCGCCCACAAGGCCGAGATGGAGAAACGCTTCGCCGGGCGCAAGATCGCGGGCTGGCTCATCGGCGGGGATTTCAACACCAACCACGACGGCCAGTTCCCAAAGTGCACCGTCGTTGCTGACCTGGTCAAGGCCGGCTTCCACAACTCATGGGATTCCACGCCGAAAGACCAGCGCCTCACCTGGCACAACCCCCCATGGGACAAGAAATTCAAGCCGACCACCTTCGACTACATGATGACCATGGGCTTCAGGGAAAAACAGGCAAAGGCCATGCCGGATCCGCTACGTGGCAAGCAAGGCCACGAGCCCGCCTCGGATCACGATCCGGTCGGGCTGCTTCTGGAAGTGAAATAG
- a CDS encoding alanine:cation symporter family protein, with protein MSLLPWLAIILCSLNGPNVLHAQDNEPIVPVEDVAVAGKPAPDPAVQAQGIDQKIDAVFAKSTGWFVSGIFSTIRVAGYDVLWIVLWLALAGVVFTLAFRFINIRAFPLAIRTVKGKYSDESDPGEITHFQALATAVSGTVGLGNIAGVAIGISMAGPGVAFWLFLSGFLGMATKFAECTLGMKYREIDKQGRIQGGGMQYLRKGFADLGLKPVGVVLAFFFAIFCVFASFGGGNVFQINQATAQLLNVTGGQASFFADKQWLFGLIIAVATGLVIIGGINSIARVTSRLVPLMCVVYVISAAIVLVVNAGHIPIALREIVTEAFTPRAAVGGGILAAFIWGMRRATFSNEAGIGSAPIAHSTAKSRMPASEGIVALLEPFIDTVVVCTMTSLVLVTTMHFDNDSGNFLINGQAFEIGNPANNSTAFGIGLTSASFETVHSGFKYVLFMCVLLFAFSTLITWSYYGLQAWQFLFGKNPLVALSYKLLFCVIIVAGAAASMSSAIDFSDASLFAMSVPNLIGVYVLMPVVARELRKFQAYTKHVDAGDSLDEAEAKVSAE; from the coding sequence ATGTCCCTGTTGCCGTGGCTTGCCATCATTCTATGTTCTCTCAATGGGCCGAATGTCCTGCATGCGCAGGACAACGAGCCGATTGTCCCGGTTGAGGACGTCGCGGTGGCGGGAAAGCCTGCTCCCGATCCGGCTGTGCAGGCGCAGGGAATCGACCAGAAAATCGATGCGGTCTTTGCGAAATCCACAGGCTGGTTCGTTTCCGGGATTTTTTCGACCATAAGGGTCGCGGGATACGATGTGCTTTGGATCGTCCTCTGGCTCGCGCTGGCAGGTGTGGTTTTCACCCTCGCGTTCCGCTTCATCAACATCCGCGCCTTTCCGCTCGCGATCCGAACGGTGAAGGGGAAATACAGCGATGAGTCCGATCCCGGGGAAATCACCCATTTCCAGGCGCTGGCCACCGCGGTCTCGGGGACGGTTGGGCTGGGGAACATCGCGGGTGTCGCCATCGGCATCTCGATGGCCGGCCCGGGTGTGGCGTTTTGGCTTTTCCTGAGCGGATTCCTCGGCATGGCCACGAAATTCGCGGAATGCACACTCGGGATGAAATACCGGGAGATTGACAAGCAAGGCCGCATCCAGGGCGGGGGCATGCAGTATCTGCGCAAGGGCTTTGCCGATCTGGGGCTGAAACCGGTCGGTGTGGTGCTGGCGTTTTTTTTCGCGATCTTCTGCGTGTTCGCATCCTTTGGCGGCGGCAATGTTTTCCAGATCAACCAGGCGACCGCCCAGCTCCTGAACGTGACCGGCGGTCAAGCCAGCTTTTTCGCTGACAAGCAGTGGCTCTTCGGGCTGATCATCGCGGTTGCGACAGGCTTGGTCATCATCGGAGGCATCAACAGCATCGCCCGCGTGACCTCGCGGCTGGTGCCTCTCATGTGCGTGGTCTATGTCATCAGCGCGGCCATTGTGCTGGTGGTGAATGCGGGGCATATCCCCATTGCGCTGCGGGAAATCGTCACAGAGGCGTTCACCCCGCGCGCAGCGGTGGGCGGAGGGATTCTCGCCGCATTCATCTGGGGCATGCGCCGGGCCACCTTTTCCAACGAGGCGGGGATAGGGTCCGCGCCCATCGCCCACTCCACGGCGAAGTCACGGATGCCGGCCAGCGAAGGGATCGTCGCGCTGCTCGAGCCGTTCATAGACACCGTGGTGGTCTGCACGATGACTTCCCTGGTGCTGGTCACGACCATGCACTTCGACAACGACTCGGGGAATTTCCTGATCAATGGCCAGGCTTTTGAGATCGGCAACCCCGCGAACAACAGCACCGCATTCGGGATCGGGCTGACCTCGGCTTCCTTCGAGACGGTTCATTCGGGCTTCAAGTATGTCCTGTTCATGTGCGTGCTGCTGTTCGCTTTCTCGACGCTCATCACATGGAGCTACTACGGGCTCCAGGCATGGCAGTTCCTGTTCGGGAAAAACCCGCTCGTCGCCCTCTCATACAAGCTGCTGTTCTGCGTCATCATCGTCGCCGGAGCTGCCGCCTCCATGTCCAGCGCGATCGATTTTTCGGATGCCTCGCTCTTCGCGATGAGCGTTCCGAACCTCATCGGCGTGTATGTGCTGATGCCCGTCGTGGCAAGGGAGCTGAGGAAATTCCAAGCCTACACGAAGCATGTGGATGCCGGTGACTCGCTGGATGAGGCGGAGGCCAAGGTCTCCGCCGAATGA
- a CDS encoding DUF1501 domain-containing protein, giving the protein MKPHCPGNPLDRYTSRREFLYVGLLGSVGLGLPQFLGSRASAATKTFPLHTPVAESVIHIFLPGGLAHQESFDPKPFAPAEYRGPFGAIDTKIPGIQFGQFMKETAKIADKVTIIRSMSHGEAAHERGTHNMFTGYRPSPALAFPSIGSVVSHELGPRNDLPPYVCVPSVPNEYANSGYLSSAYGPFALGADPAQANFRVRDLNLAAGVDEKRFERRRSLLQTVDDHFRTLEKSDALDSMDAFYQHAYKLISSQKAREAFDLSKEDDKTKEEYGKTQAGQRMLLARRLVEGGVRFVSLTAGGWDHHDNIKNGIEKNMPETDKAIAALIRDLDRRGMLANTLVMVTSEFGRTPKINPTAGRDHWPRVFSTMLAGGGVKGGYVHGSSDALGGEPEEDKVGVQDLAKTIYHQIGINAESELMSPGARPIEIVDGGDILDAILSKKA; this is encoded by the coding sequence ATGAAGCCCCACTGCCCAGGAAACCCGCTCGACCGTTACACCTCCCGCCGCGAGTTCCTCTACGTCGGCCTGCTCGGCTCCGTCGGATTGGGACTGCCGCAGTTCCTCGGATCGCGCGCCAGCGCCGCCACCAAGACCTTCCCGCTCCACACCCCGGTCGCCGAAAGCGTCATCCACATCTTCCTCCCCGGCGGGCTCGCCCACCAGGAATCCTTCGATCCGAAACCCTTCGCCCCCGCCGAATACCGCGGCCCCTTCGGCGCGATCGACACCAAGATCCCCGGCATCCAGTTCGGCCAGTTCATGAAGGAAACGGCCAAGATCGCCGACAAGGTCACCATCATACGCAGCATGTCCCACGGCGAGGCCGCCCACGAGCGCGGCACCCACAACATGTTCACCGGCTACCGCCCATCCCCCGCACTCGCCTTCCCCTCCATCGGCTCCGTCGTCTCCCACGAGCTCGGCCCACGCAACGATCTCCCTCCCTACGTCTGCGTCCCCAGCGTCCCAAACGAATACGCAAACTCCGGCTACCTCTCCTCCGCCTACGGCCCCTTCGCCCTTGGTGCGGATCCCGCACAGGCCAATTTCCGGGTGCGCGACCTCAACCTCGCCGCAGGGGTCGATGAAAAACGCTTCGAGCGCCGCCGCTCGCTGCTTCAGACCGTGGACGACCATTTCCGCACTTTGGAAAAATCCGATGCGCTCGATTCCATGGACGCGTTCTACCAGCACGCCTACAAGCTCATCTCTTCCCAGAAAGCCCGCGAGGCCTTCGACCTCTCCAAGGAGGACGACAAGACCAAGGAGGAATACGGCAAGACCCAGGCCGGCCAGCGCATGCTGCTCGCCCGCAGGCTCGTCGAGGGCGGCGTCCGCTTCGTTTCGCTCACCGCAGGCGGATGGGATCACCACGACAACATCAAGAACGGCATCGAGAAAAACATGCCCGAGACAGACAAGGCCATCGCCGCCCTGATCCGCGACCTCGACCGCCGCGGCATGCTCGCCAACACCCTCGTCATGGTCACCTCGGAGTTCGGCCGCACCCCCAAGATCAACCCCACCGCCGGGCGCGACCACTGGCCGCGCGTCTTCTCCACCATGCTCGCCGGCGGCGGCGTGAAAGGTGGCTACGTCCACGGCTCCTCCGATGCGCTTGGTGGCGAACCCGAGGAGGACAAGGTCGGCGTCCAGGATCTCGCCAAAACCATCTACCACCAGATCGGCATCAACGCCGAAAGCGAACTCATGTCCCCCGGCGCACGCCCCATCGAGATTGTGGACGGCGGCGACATCCTCGACGCCATCCTCTCAAAGAAAGCGTAG
- a CDS encoding 6-phosphofructokinase, translating into MGQKKPGLAIMTSGGDSAGMNPAVKCAAEYAAQRGYEPYLVYDGLKGLVAGRIVPATKDLLSGIMHKGGTVLRSSRSPEFYDLAVRQKAYDNLKSHGIGKLIVIGGDGSFRALNQFHADFKIPFAGIPATIDNDIAGTDYCLGVDTALNVIRQSIDSIRDTASSFSRAFVVEVMGRHCGYLALTSALSCGAEICLVPEIEYNLDTIGARIKAEIEEGRGYVIAVVAEGTKMGEYITRFINDSIGMEARLTVLGHVQRGGSPTVYDRIMAYKFAVAAVDALEAGHTNSIMIYRDGTYGELPIEQVADAKYKIDPALLKLGKPLGC; encoded by the coding sequence ATGGGACAAAAGAAGCCAGGACTGGCCATCATGACATCCGGGGGCGACTCCGCAGGGATGAACCCCGCCGTGAAATGCGCGGCGGAATACGCCGCCCAGCGCGGCTACGAACCCTACCTCGTCTATGACGGCCTCAAAGGCCTGGTCGCGGGCAGGATCGTCCCGGCCACCAAGGATCTGCTTTCCGGAATCATGCACAAGGGCGGCACCGTCCTGCGATCGTCCCGCTCGCCGGAATTCTATGACCTGGCTGTCCGTCAGAAGGCCTACGACAACCTCAAGTCCCATGGCATCGGAAAGCTCATCGTGATCGGAGGCGACGGCTCGTTCCGGGCGCTCAACCAGTTTCATGCGGATTTCAAGATCCCCTTCGCCGGCATCCCCGCCACCATCGACAACGACATCGCCGGCACCGACTACTGCCTCGGCGTTGACACGGCCCTCAACGTCATCCGCCAGTCCATCGACTCGATCCGCGACACCGCATCCTCCTTCTCCCGCGCCTTCGTCGTCGAGGTCATGGGTCGCCACTGCGGGTATCTGGCCCTCACCTCCGCTCTCTCCTGCGGGGCGGAAATCTGCCTTGTCCCGGAAATCGAATACAACCTCGACACGATCGGCGCGCGCATCAAGGCGGAGATCGAGGAAGGGCGCGGTTACGTCATTGCCGTCGTCGCGGAGGGCACGAAAATGGGGGAATACATCACCCGATTCATCAACGACTCCATCGGAATGGAGGCGCGCCTCACCGTCCTTGGCCATGTCCAGCGAGGCGGATCGCCCACCGTATACGACCGGATCATGGCATACAAGTTCGCCGTTGCCGCGGTCGATGCACTGGAGGCCGGGCACACGAATTCCATCATGATCTACAGGGACGGCACCTACGGCGAGCTTCCCATCGAACAGGTGGCGGATGCGAAATACAAGATCGACCCCGCGCTCCTGAAACTCGGCAAGCCGCTCGGCTGCTGA
- a CDS encoding alpha/beta fold hydrolase encodes MTTTGQIRNEQGERIDTAFHGGDRQGVMVVLGHGVTGNKDRPLLVAIANGLSAKGWPCVRFSFSGNGESEGSFADATITKETGDLMAVLRAVPQERRIAYIGHSMGAAVGVINASRGLAIQALVSLAGMVHTGEFLEREFGDVSPGEGNMWDEEGCPLSKAFSEDMKQIGSLVETAAKVRQPWLLIHGTADDVVPLQDSIDAHDAARCEKKLIRIPDAGHSFDEESYPVVVEAIDAWLTQCFG; translated from the coding sequence ATGACCACGACAGGCCAGATCAGGAACGAGCAGGGGGAGCGGATCGACACCGCATTCCACGGCGGAGACAGGCAAGGCGTGATGGTTGTGCTCGGCCACGGGGTGACCGGGAACAAGGACAGGCCGCTGCTGGTGGCCATCGCAAATGGGCTTTCGGCGAAGGGTTGGCCCTGTGTAAGGTTTTCGTTTTCGGGGAACGGGGAATCCGAAGGGAGCTTCGCCGATGCGACGATCACCAAGGAAACCGGGGATCTGATGGCGGTTCTGAGGGCGGTGCCGCAGGAGCGGCGGATCGCATACATCGGGCACAGCATGGGGGCTGCTGTGGGTGTGATCAACGCGAGCCGAGGACTTGCCATCCAGGCTCTGGTTTCCTTGGCAGGGATGGTGCATACGGGGGAGTTCCTGGAAAGGGAGTTCGGGGATGTCAGCCCGGGCGAAGGGAACATGTGGGATGAGGAGGGCTGCCCGCTATCCAAGGCTTTTTCCGAGGACATGAAGCAAATCGGAAGCCTTGTCGAAACGGCGGCGAAGGTCAGGCAGCCATGGCTGCTGATCCACGGCACGGCGGATGATGTGGTGCCGCTCCAGGATAGCATCGACGCCCATGATGCGGCGAGGTGCGAGAAGAAGCTGATCCGCATCCCGGATGCCGGGCACTCCTTCGATGAGGAGAGCTACCCGGTGGTGGTGGAGGCCATCGACGCGTGGCTGACGCAGTGCTTCGGCTAG